The DNA segment GAATTGATATTGATAAAATGTACCAGGCTATCCGTGGAGGACTTGCTGGAAGCACCGTCATGGATGCTAAAATTCCGATGATCCTGGACCGTAACTTTAAAGCAGGCGGACGAGTTGATATTAACTTAAAGGATCTGACAAATGTGATGAATACCGCGCATGAATTATCTGTTCCACTGCCGTTATCAAGTCAGCTCCTTGAGATCTTCCATTCGTTAAAAGCAGATGGAAAGGAAGCCTTGGATCACGCCAGTATTGTCCAGCATTATGAGAAGATGGCAAACGTAACTGTAGAAAGAAAGGAGCAATAATTATGCAAAACCTAAAAGCATCCGAACGATTAGACCAAGTCCCTTCCATAAATAGAGAAGTTGTTCAAGACCTTTTATCAAAAGAACTAGTGGATTCCGCGTATAAAATTGTTGTGTTAGATGATGATCCTACTGGTATTCAAACGGTACACGGGGTATCTGTTTATACGGATTGGACAAAGAGTTCCATTCAAGCGGGATTCCGCGAAGATAACCGTATCTTCTTCCTACTGACAAATTCACGTGGATTCACTTCTGCGGAAACAACAACGGCTCACACTGAGATTGCCCAAAGAGTACAAGCTGTTTCCGATGAGGAAAACGTTCCTTATGTACTGATCAGCCGGGGAGACTCTACGCTACGAGGGCACTACCCACTTGAGACCGTTACATTAAAAGATTCGATTGAAGCTGCTTCTTCCACTCGTTTTGATGGAGAAGTGATCATTCCCTTCTTTAAAGAAGGCGGTCGCCTAACGATTGATAACGTTCATTACGTACAGTACGGAGACGAGCTTGTTCCTGCTGGAGAAACAGAGTTTGCGAAAGATCGTACGTTTGGCTTCCACTCTTCTCACCTCGGAGAATGGGTCGAAGAAAAAACAAAAGGCAAATTCAAGAAGGAAGATTCAATTTATATTTCGCTTGAGACATTAAGAGCAAATGATGTAGAAGCTGTGAAACATCAGCTGCTTGCTGCAACTGATTTTCAAAAAATCATTGTTAATGCAGTGGATTACGTAGATGTTGAAGT comes from the Alkalihalobacillus sp. FSL W8-0930 genome and includes:
- a CDS encoding four-carbon acid sugar kinase family protein, translating into MQNLKASERLDQVPSINREVVQDLLSKELVDSAYKIVVLDDDPTGIQTVHGVSVYTDWTKSSIQAGFREDNRIFFLLTNSRGFTSAETTTAHTEIAQRVQAVSDEENVPYVLISRGDSTLRGHYPLETVTLKDSIEAASSTRFDGEVIIPFFKEGGRLTIDNVHYVQYGDELVPAGETEFAKDRTFGFHSSHLGEWVEEKTKGKFKKEDSIYISLETLRANDVEAVKHQLLAATDFQKIIVNAVDYVDVEVFVTAFLQALKEGKKFLCRSASALTKVIGGVTDKALLTRDELITEETNHGGLIVVGSHVQKTTEQLNELIESGLVEAIEFDVHLVLDDEAFAKEVERVRTTIEQLITSGKSVVYYTRRERLDLGENRQEEELQLSVKISDAVTSIVSDLSVQPNYIVAKGGITSSSVGTVGLSVKRAEVAGQIKPGIPVWKTGPESKFPGCAYIVFPGNVGQAETLKEAVEVLEGK